The following proteins come from a genomic window of Shewanella halifaxensis HAW-EB4:
- a CDS encoding enoyl-CoA hydratase-related protein — protein sequence MSTIQVRDDNGVRIITFNRPDKRNALNLQMYTQLTEYLIQGESDNEIRAFMFRGQADCFTSGNDVADFLQNSSLGGEHPAFRFLFCLLDLKKPVVAAVTGAAVGIGTTMLLHCDLVYADNSAKFQLPFVQLALVPEAGASMLLPQVVGQTRASELLLLGESFNATQAHAYGLINDIVESEAIFEYALKRAHQLAALPPISLQSTKKLIRYNKEAVRAQMEKELIEFEARLASDEAKAKFAAFLNR from the coding sequence ATGAGCACGATTCAGGTTAGGGACGATAATGGGGTACGTATTATTACGTTTAATCGTCCGGATAAGCGTAATGCGCTTAACCTACAAATGTATACACAACTAACAGAATACCTTATCCAAGGTGAGTCGGACAATGAAATTCGAGCCTTTATGTTTCGCGGTCAAGCAGATTGCTTTACTTCGGGTAACGATGTCGCTGACTTCTTACAAAATAGTAGCTTAGGTGGCGAACACCCGGCTTTTCGCTTCCTTTTCTGTTTATTAGATCTTAAAAAGCCTGTGGTTGCCGCAGTAACTGGAGCTGCGGTAGGAATAGGCACGACCATGTTGCTACATTGCGATTTAGTTTATGCCGATAACAGCGCTAAATTTCAACTACCTTTCGTACAGCTAGCCTTAGTTCCTGAGGCGGGGGCGAGTATGTTACTACCTCAAGTTGTCGGACAAACAAGAGCAAGCGAGCTTTTACTGCTAGGTGAAAGCTTTAATGCCACTCAAGCACATGCATACGGACTCATTAACGATATTGTAGAAAGTGAGGCTATTTTTGAATATGCCTTAAAGCGTGCTCATCAATTAGCGGCTCTACCACCTATTTCACTGCAGTCGACCAAGAAGTTGATCCGCTATAACAAAGAAGCGGTGCGGGCACAGATGGAAAAAGAGCTCATAGAGTTTGAGGCTAGGCTTGCAAGTGATGAAGCTAAAGCAAAGTTTGCTGCGTTTTTAAATCGTTAA
- a CDS encoding PspC domain-containing protein: MVDFVERLKDPRSLVCGVSAAMADKFDWSCMWTRVVCAVAIFCNPAMGLLIYFVLALVLPKWEKPC, translated from the coding sequence ATGGTTGATTTTGTAGAACGTTTAAAAGACCCACGCTCATTAGTCTGCGGTGTTAGTGCGGCGATGGCCGATAAGTTTGACTGGTCTTGCATGTGGACCCGAGTGGTTTGCGCTGTAGCGATATTTTGTAATCCAGCGATGGGCTTGCTTATCTATTTTGTATTAGCTTTAGTGCTGCCTAAATGGGAAAAGCCATGTTAA
- the dusA gene encoding tRNA dihydrouridine(20/20a) synthase DusA has protein sequence MSVRPINRTFSIAPMLDWTDRHYRYFARLMSSQVLLYTEMVTTGAILHGRGDYLAYNQEEHPLALQLGGSNPADLAACAKLAAERGYDEVNLNVGCPSDRVQNGRFGACLMAEPELVAECVSAMKQVVDIPITVKTRIGIDEQDSYEFLTQFIDTVKAAGCEEFTIHARKAWLQGLSPKENREIPPLDYERVYQLKRDYPQLNISINGGIKTLEECQTHLQHLDGVMVGREAYQNPYILAEVDQKLCGIDTPVISRDAVLEKLLPYIEKHLQQGGRLNHITRHIIGLYQGEVGSRVWRRYLSENAHKQGAGIEVVTQARAEMNGIVSL, from the coding sequence ATGTCAGTTAGACCAATCAACCGCACCTTCTCAATCGCTCCCATGCTGGATTGGACCGACAGGCATTATCGTTATTTTGCTCGTTTGATGTCTTCGCAGGTGCTGCTATATACCGAAATGGTAACGACTGGCGCTATCTTGCATGGACGCGGTGATTACCTCGCTTATAACCAAGAAGAGCATCCACTCGCATTGCAACTGGGTGGATCAAATCCAGCCGATCTAGCGGCTTGTGCCAAGCTCGCTGCCGAACGGGGTTATGATGAGGTTAACCTTAATGTGGGTTGCCCATCGGATAGAGTACAGAATGGTCGTTTTGGTGCCTGCCTAATGGCTGAGCCTGAACTTGTTGCCGAGTGTGTGTCGGCAATGAAGCAAGTCGTTGACATCCCTATTACGGTTAAAACCCGTATCGGCATTGACGAGCAAGATAGCTATGAGTTTTTAACTCAGTTTATCGATACTGTTAAAGCGGCGGGTTGTGAGGAGTTTACCATTCATGCTCGTAAGGCATGGCTCCAAGGCTTAAGTCCAAAAGAGAATCGCGAGATCCCGCCATTAGATTATGAGCGTGTGTATCAACTTAAGCGTGATTATCCGCAGCTGAACATCAGTATCAATGGTGGCATTAAAACGCTAGAAGAGTGTCAAACACACCTGCAGCACCTTGATGGCGTTATGGTTGGCCGCGAAGCTTACCAAAACCCATATATTTTGGCTGAAGTCGATCAAAAGCTATGTGGTATAGATACGCCAGTAATAAGTCGAGATGCTGTTTTGGAGAAACTACTTCCTTATATAGAGAAACATCTACAGCAAGGTGGCCGCTTAAATCATATCACTCGCCACATCATAGGCTTGTATCAAGGTGAAGTGGGTTCGCGTGTATGGCGTCGTTATCTAAGTGAAAATGCCCATAAACAAGGCGCTGGAATTGAAGTGGTAACTCAAGCTAGAGCCGAAATGAACGGCATTGTGAGCTTATAG
- a CDS encoding LysR family transcriptional regulator — MKILSSVSLSSIEIFCQLYIKNSTKEVALTLGTSQPKVSRALNALRDVFDDPLFIRTNNKMMATELAHSLYQSFSDILSCAGEVETDVINSLSTPEPQIVISTVPQLEIGLAQQVIEEADNNSVSDSIPISTVAWSERSEQQLIDGEIDAVICFKPSTRKELLSKSIIQHRGGYLIARAGHPIWDSPTIDNMIDYPIVKLVTMPFPANKSPISVYAKIKGKPMQTYATAPDLGSAASSLLNSNAFMIVGVKSAVGFLASINGLKACKMEYAEDQFLLKGFSHPTVYLWLKRALDGKVQTPLWLQRTLESYIVKSHK, encoded by the coding sequence ATGAAGATATTAAGTAGCGTTAGTCTTTCTAGCATAGAAATATTTTGCCAACTTTATATTAAAAATAGTACCAAAGAAGTGGCTCTTACACTGGGGACCTCACAGCCTAAGGTGAGTCGTGCCTTAAATGCACTAAGAGATGTATTTGATGATCCATTATTTATTCGTACGAATAATAAAATGATGGCCACAGAGCTTGCGCATAGTTTGTATCAATCATTTTCAGATATTTTATCTTGTGCTGGCGAAGTTGAAACTGATGTTATTAATAGTCTCTCTACGCCTGAACCGCAAATAGTCATTAGTACAGTGCCTCAATTGGAAATCGGTTTAGCTCAGCAGGTTATTGAAGAGGCTGATAACAATAGTGTCAGCGACAGTATTCCGATATCCACCGTTGCCTGGTCTGAGAGAAGTGAGCAGCAATTAATTGATGGTGAAATTGATGCGGTAATTTGTTTTAAGCCCTCAACTAGAAAAGAGTTGTTATCAAAGTCAATTATCCAGCATCGAGGTGGTTATCTTATCGCCCGAGCTGGGCATCCTATTTGGGATTCACCAACGATTGATAACATGATTGATTACCCCATAGTGAAGCTGGTGACGATGCCATTCCCTGCCAATAAATCTCCTATCAGTGTTTATGCAAAAATCAAGGGTAAGCCGATGCAGACCTATGCTACGGCTCCAGATTTAGGCAGTGCCGCAAGTAGTTTATTAAATTCCAATGCCTTTATGATAGTTGGTGTTAAAAGTGCGGTGGGTTTTTTAGCCAGTATTAACGGGCTCAAGGCGTGTAAAATGGAATACGCTGAGGATCAGTTTTTACTGAAAGGCTTCTCCCATCCGACTGTTTATTTATGGCTCAAACGGGCTTTAGATGGCAAGGTACAGACTCCATTGTGGCTTCAGCGAACGCTGGAATCCTATATTGTTAAATCTCATAAATAG
- a CDS encoding LysR family transcriptional regulator: protein MSKLSVNSLFDIQVFVLLYESLNATAVSQTLGVPSSKISRSLKSLRHSLNAPLFIRKQQGFETSDLANDIYPKMKRIVELAKHCEKIQVGTDNLRTRKLVIACPPTLSLNLLNHLQARAHEEQDSFLFHIKPCTSNVAELIKQQHVDIAVTYGAYNTEQLTSSLIVTSSNYVLVAKQGHPLLSHQQPLGLDDIFDYPYISFSGNEINDVIDPLECYALDVERKLKLVVKVCFLADLMLQLEQSDAIALLSHMDAVEFLCQRGNIGALKLEKSLCESINQRSGCDHYYLTQMRKNTTSPSWIGEEIHRYIQANITSDSEGYNEDIK, encoded by the coding sequence ATGAGCAAGTTAAGCGTTAATAGTCTATTTGATATTCAAGTCTTTGTTTTATTGTATGAGTCACTCAATGCGACAGCCGTTAGCCAAACTTTAGGTGTGCCGAGCTCTAAAATCAGCCGGAGCCTTAAGTCGTTGAGGCACTCTTTGAATGCGCCGCTGTTTATTCGTAAACAACAAGGGTTTGAGACCAGTGATTTGGCAAACGATATTTATCCCAAAATGAAGCGTATCGTTGAGCTTGCTAAACACTGTGAAAAGATCCAAGTGGGTACGGATAACTTGCGAACCCGTAAGCTGGTGATTGCTTGCCCACCGACATTATCGTTAAACCTGCTTAATCATTTACAAGCTAGGGCCCATGAAGAGCAAGACTCTTTTCTCTTTCACATTAAGCCTTGCACTAGCAATGTGGCTGAGCTTATAAAGCAGCAACATGTTGATATTGCGGTAACTTATGGTGCTTATAATACTGAACAATTGACTTCAAGTTTAATTGTAACATCAAGTAACTATGTGCTGGTTGCTAAACAAGGCCATCCATTATTGAGCCACCAACAGCCATTGGGGCTTGATGATATATTTGATTATCCATACATAAGTTTTTCAGGTAATGAGATCAACGATGTGATTGATCCGCTGGAGTGCTATGCCTTAGATGTCGAACGCAAATTGAAGTTAGTTGTGAAAGTTTGTTTTTTAGCGGATCTCATGCTGCAGTTAGAGCAGAGTGATGCAATTGCGCTTTTAAGCCATATGGATGCCGTTGAGTTTTTATGTCAACGAGGCAATATTGGTGCATTAAAATTAGAGAAAAGCTTATGTGAATCGATTAATCAAAGAAGTGGTTGCGACCATTATTATTTGACACAGATGCGTAAGAACACAACTTCCCCTAGCTGGATAGGCGAGGAGATTCATCGTTATATTCAAGCAAATATAACCTCAGATAGTGAAGGCTATAATGAAGATATTAAGTAG
- a CDS encoding OmcA/MtrC family decaheme c-type cytochrome: MTKKTSIALLIGSALFIGGCSDGKDGKDGEDGAPGGGGDPGTSGLHIDMAAEAIASINNAVYSDGIIALDFELENKQGVGLYGLSSDNQFHDFRFSLAQLQKTEGTELKQWFSLLNAATNDAGTTFEQGFESIKDCADCLVDHKDGTYTYTFNTNLTTADDAAGIVFDPALTQRIAIEMQFEYDSGHELAENAHYDWIPATNATEGVETRDLVTLQTCYSCHQPASLKAHGGRRLDMENCQSCHNGLVTDPNAVSVELGHMVHAIHMGENREGKDAEGNIIPMPYTIAGYGGDHAFDYPAFPAKPVMDCATCHVEDEELADKDLWLANANANACTGCHTDSPAEHKSDKNPELACTDCHQVDHRKFNKPYESAAAYDVKFENVKVENGAISFEAKALDSEGAIVSGLSHKVYKYTAPVVQVSWNVEQDGAIGDAAADSSPWAREIEFLRPTTTNPSPDHVLPDNGVMTVTAKDMGIPDGVSVELMPIFSICFDAQGADIDCASDTVAGSAYIKSEPHRINMPIDDKGNEMTRRAILDEAKCRDCHSAEIRHKDNGLVACEACHTSDQGLQDDTVDGVKQFRGAGFAWKVHKASGHYMNKKYGGSGTVMKTDCATCHVTDKNGNVDGIELGRASEGRTYVFPTSKTDGTPMYASADAGACMTCHWGHESDAMLSHFKSNGGYYGPVKVDAIIGTEEEACAVCHSPAKLMEVHNK, translated from the coding sequence ATGACAAAAAAAACATCAATAGCTTTACTGATTGGATCGGCTTTATTTATAGGTGGTTGCTCAGATGGTAAAGACGGTAAGGATGGGGAAGATGGTGCACCAGGTGGCGGTGGAGATCCAGGCACTTCAGGACTGCATATTGATATGGCTGCCGAAGCGATAGCGAGTATCAATAACGCAGTCTATAGCGATGGCATCATTGCCCTAGATTTTGAACTTGAAAACAAACAAGGTGTCGGGCTATACGGTTTAAGTTCTGACAACCAATTTCATGACTTCCGTTTCTCGCTAGCGCAGTTACAAAAAACCGAAGGTACAGAGCTAAAACAGTGGTTCTCGTTATTAAATGCAGCAACTAATGATGCAGGAACCACCTTCGAGCAAGGTTTCGAGTCAATTAAAGATTGCGCTGATTGTTTAGTTGATCATAAAGACGGCACCTACACTTATACTTTCAACACTAACCTTACAACGGCTGACGATGCTGCAGGTATCGTCTTCGATCCCGCCTTGACTCAACGCATCGCTATCGAAATGCAATTTGAGTATGACTCTGGCCATGAGCTTGCAGAAAACGCCCATTACGATTGGATCCCTGCGACGAACGCAACTGAAGGTGTTGAGACACGCGATCTTGTCACCCTGCAAACTTGCTACAGCTGTCACCAACCTGCCAGCCTTAAGGCTCACGGTGGCCGCCGTTTAGATATGGAAAACTGCCAGTCTTGTCATAATGGACTTGTTACCGATCCTAATGCTGTCTCGGTAGAGCTAGGGCACATGGTGCACGCGATCCATATGGGCGAAAACCGTGAAGGTAAAGATGCAGAAGGTAATATCATCCCTATGCCTTACACCATCGCAGGCTACGGTGGCGATCATGCGTTTGATTACCCAGCGTTCCCAGCCAAGCCGGTTATGGACTGCGCAACTTGCCACGTGGAAGATGAAGAGCTTGCAGATAAAGATCTATGGTTAGCTAATGCCAACGCTAATGCGTGTACCGGTTGCCATACCGACTCACCAGCAGAGCATAAGTCAGATAAGAATCCAGAGCTTGCTTGTACAGATTGCCACCAAGTTGACCACCGTAAGTTTAATAAGCCGTACGAATCGGCTGCTGCGTATGACGTGAAGTTTGAAAATGTAAAAGTCGAAAACGGTGCTATTAGTTTCGAAGCAAAAGCCCTCGATAGTGAAGGCGCGATTGTTTCAGGCTTAAGTCACAAGGTATATAAATATACTGCGCCAGTGGTACAGGTTTCTTGGAATGTTGAGCAAGATGGCGCAATTGGTGATGCCGCTGCCGACTCTAGCCCGTGGGCACGTGAAATTGAGTTCCTTCGTCCAACAACGACTAACCCATCGCCAGATCATGTATTACCTGACAATGGTGTCATGACGGTTACAGCGAAAGATATGGGTATTCCAGATGGTGTATCTGTAGAGCTTATGCCAATCTTCAGTATCTGTTTTGATGCGCAAGGCGCTGATATTGATTGTGCATCAGATACAGTGGCAGGCAGTGCCTATATCAAGTCAGAGCCACACCGTATCAATATGCCAATAGATGATAAGGGTAACGAGATGACTCGCCGCGCTATCTTAGATGAGGCTAAGTGCCGTGATTGTCACAGTGCTGAAATTCGTCATAAAGATAACGGCCTTGTCGCCTGCGAGGCTTGTCATACCAGTGACCAAGGCTTACAAGATGACACTGTTGATGGCGTAAAACAGTTCCGCGGTGCAGGTTTTGCTTGGAAGGTACACAAGGCATCGGGTCACTATATGAATAAGAAGTATGGTGGTTCAGGTACGGTAATGAAGACCGACTGTGCAACTTGTCACGTGACAGATAAAAACGGTAATGTCGACGGTATCGAGTTAGGACGCGCCAGCGAAGGCCGTACCTATGTGTTCCCAACAAGCAAGACCGATGGCACACCTATGTATGCATCTGCCGATGCGGGTGCTTGTATGACCTGTCATTGGGGCCATGAGAGCGATGCAATGCTGAGCCACTTTAAGAGCAATGGTGGTTACTATGGACCAGTTAAGGTCGATGCGATTATTGGAACAGAAGAAGAAGCTTGCGCCGTATGTCATAGCCCTGCCAAGTTGATGGAAGTACACAATAAGTAA
- the alr gene encoding alanine racemase, which translates to MKPFPRAEISRHALKNNLARLHELAPSSKVMAVVKANGYGHGLLNVAQCLDNADGFGLARLEEALALRAGGVKAKLLLLEGFFRAADLVTLVEHDIETVVHHESQIEMLEQAELNKPVTVWMKIDSGMHRLGFVPDEFKVVYQRLLDCDNVAKPINLMTHFACADEPSNPYTAEQLAVFEALTKDLPGDRTLANSAGALFWQQSQANWIRPGIALYGVSPVVGDLGTKHGLIPAMELVSQLIAIRDHKAGQPVGYASYWTADKDTKLGVVAIGYGDGYPRNAPLGTPVLINGRLAPIVGRVSMDMLTVDLGADAKDSVGDKAVLWGKELPVEEVAEHIGTIAYELVTKLTPRVAVCLD; encoded by the coding sequence TTGAAACCATTCCCACGAGCAGAAATTAGTCGCCACGCATTAAAGAATAATTTGGCCAGACTTCATGAACTTGCCCCATCGAGTAAAGTGATGGCGGTTGTTAAAGCTAATGGCTATGGTCATGGCTTACTCAATGTGGCTCAATGTTTAGATAATGCCGATGGTTTTGGTTTAGCCCGCCTCGAAGAAGCATTAGCGCTTCGTGCTGGCGGTGTTAAAGCCAAGCTTTTATTATTGGAAGGCTTTTTCCGCGCAGCCGATTTAGTCACCTTAGTTGAGCATGATATTGAGACTGTGGTTCATCATGAGTCGCAAATCGAAATGCTCGAGCAAGCAGAGTTGAACAAACCCGTCACCGTATGGATGAAAATTGACTCAGGTATGCATCGACTCGGGTTTGTGCCTGATGAGTTTAAGGTGGTTTATCAGCGCTTACTTGACTGTGATAATGTCGCCAAGCCAATTAATTTGATGACCCACTTTGCCTGCGCTGATGAGCCGAGTAATCCATACACTGCTGAGCAGTTAGCGGTTTTCGAAGCGCTAACGAAAGACCTGCCAGGCGATCGCACTCTAGCCAATTCCGCAGGCGCTCTGTTTTGGCAACAAAGCCAAGCAAATTGGATCCGCCCCGGTATAGCGCTTTATGGTGTCTCTCCTGTCGTTGGAGATCTGGGGACTAAGCATGGGCTTATTCCAGCGATGGAGCTTGTGTCGCAATTGATTGCCATTCGTGACCATAAGGCTGGTCAACCCGTCGGTTATGCTAGTTATTGGACTGCTGATAAAGATACCAAGCTCGGTGTCGTTGCTATCGGCTACGGTGATGGTTATCCACGAAATGCGCCATTGGGCACACCGGTATTAATTAATGGTCGATTGGCACCTATCGTTGGCCGCGTTTCGATGGACATGCTGACCGTTGACCTAGGAGCTGATGCTAAAGATAGCGTTGGTGATAAAGCTGTGCTTTGGGGCAAAGAACTTCCAGTAGAGGAGGTTGCAGAGCATATAGGGACTATCGCCTACGAGCTTGTTACTAAATTAACACCGCGAGTCGCAGTTTGCCTAGATTGA
- the dnaB gene encoding replicative DNA helicase, giving the protein MSQQRAFKGKEKPRDLQMDALKMPPHSIEAEQSVLGGLMLDSEAWDRVAEAVVKEDFYSRAHATIFTAMESLVSAGQPIDLITVSEQLELEDQLEDVGGFAYIGEIAKNTPSAGNILSYANIVRERAVVRDMIKVANEIADAGFNPEGRNSSELLDLAETKVFKIAEQRANANEGPEGIKTILEKTVDKIEALYNNPTNGVTGVSSGFGDLDNMTAGFQSGDLIIVAARPSMGKTTFAMNLCEQAALHEDKPVLIFSLEMPSEQIMMRMLASLGRVDQTKIRTGQLDDDDWARVSSTMGIMLEQGKMYIDDGSGLTPTDVRSRARRVAREYGGLSMIMIDYLQLMQVPALKDNRTLEISEISRSLKALAKELEIPVVALSQLNRSLEQRADKRPVNSDLRESGAIEQDADLIMFIYRDEVYNNDSEDKGTAEIIIGKQRNGPIGRVRLTFQGQFSRFDNYAGPQFEED; this is encoded by the coding sequence ATGTCACAACAACGCGCCTTTAAGGGCAAAGAGAAACCAAGAGATCTTCAGATGGACGCGCTGAAGATGCCACCGCATTCAATTGAAGCTGAACAATCGGTTCTCGGTGGCTTGATGTTGGACTCTGAAGCTTGGGACAGAGTGGCTGAAGCCGTTGTAAAAGAAGATTTCTATTCTCGTGCCCACGCCACAATTTTCACCGCGATGGAATCTTTGGTTAGTGCGGGTCAACCTATTGACTTGATTACCGTATCTGAACAGTTGGAGCTTGAAGACCAACTCGAAGATGTGGGCGGTTTTGCCTATATCGGAGAGATAGCTAAAAATACCCCGAGTGCGGGTAACATCCTCTCTTATGCCAATATTGTGCGTGAGCGTGCCGTTGTTCGCGATATGATTAAAGTGGCCAACGAAATTGCCGACGCAGGTTTTAATCCAGAAGGACGTAATTCGAGTGAACTGCTCGATTTAGCCGAAACCAAAGTCTTTAAAATTGCCGAACAGCGCGCCAATGCCAACGAAGGTCCTGAAGGCATTAAGACGATTCTTGAAAAAACTGTCGATAAGATTGAAGCGCTCTACAATAACCCTACTAACGGTGTCACCGGGGTTTCTAGCGGTTTTGGCGACTTAGATAATATGACGGCAGGTTTTCAATCGGGCGACTTGATCATCGTTGCCGCGCGTCCATCTATGGGTAAAACCACCTTTGCGATGAACTTGTGTGAACAGGCGGCGCTGCATGAAGACAAGCCCGTGCTAATTTTCAGCTTGGAGATGCCTTCAGAACAGATCATGATGCGTATGTTGGCATCCTTAGGCCGTGTCGACCAGACAAAAATTCGTACCGGTCAGTTAGATGATGACGATTGGGCGCGCGTTTCCTCTACAATGGGGATCATGCTTGAGCAAGGTAAGATGTATATCGATGATGGCTCAGGATTAACCCCAACCGATGTACGCAGCCGAGCCAGACGTGTCGCCCGAGAATACGGCGGCCTGTCGATGATCATGATCGATTACCTGCAGTTGATGCAGGTGCCAGCGTTAAAAGATAACCGTACTTTAGAGATTTCAGAAATCTCACGCTCACTTAAAGCCTTGGCAAAAGAGCTAGAGATCCCTGTGGTTGCATTGTCACAGCTTAACCGTTCATTGGAGCAACGTGCCGATAAACGCCCTGTAAACTCGGATTTGCGTGAATCGGGCGCGATTGAGCAGGATGCTGATTTGATCATGTTTATTTATCGTGATGAAGTGTATAACAACGACTCCGAAGATAAAGGCACCGCTGAGATCATTATTGGTAAGCAACGTAACGGCCCTATTGGGCGTGTACGCTTAACCTTCCAAGGCCAATTCTCACGATTTGACAATTATGCGGGTCCGCAATTCGAAGAAGATTAA